The Apus apus isolate bApuApu2 chromosome 12, bApuApu2.pri.cur, whole genome shotgun sequence genome includes the window AAGCAATGCATCTGTCCTAACAGCTCTTCCATCAGTGAAAGGCTAAGCTGGGACTGACCcttctgggaaaaggaaaaacaccccacaaaccTATGGCCCCCAAACACTGACTCTGATGGTGGGATGTGAGCCCTGACAGGACATGCATGGTGCTCTTGCTCCAGGCAGATTCAGCAAAGGATTttccctcaggggtcagtaaCACAGCTGAAAGGCACCATGAAGAGCTTTAGGGGATGATGCAACTGGAAAAAAGCTAGTTTTCTATTTCACCAGTTCTTCCAGTTCCAGATTTAATGTTTTGCTATTGTAAGCTTGGAGCATCAGACAATGATACCCAGGCAGTAATACTAATGGTGCAGTAAGAATAATCACCATTAGAAACACTCAACAATACTagaatttttacattaaaaaagccACAATAACAAAGGGTTACtaagggtgatggagcactggaacaggctgcccagagagcctgtggagtctccttctctggagaccttcaagacccgtctggatgtgttcctgtgtgacctggcCCAGCtggtcttgctctggcaggggggttggactcgatgatctccagaggtcccttctaacaccctaacattctatgattctctcaTAGTTTCATATGATTCTGTGCCCCCCTCTGCAGAAGCACGTTTTTCCTCTAAGTATTTCTACACTGAACAGGTctgaataatagaaaacaaaaacaagagcCTGAAAACACCGACTCTGAACATATTAAAAAGCCAGAAAGCAAGGTGGTCAATTTGGCAATTAATTTCaacagcctgtatttgtgtctgAACAActagaaaaaggcaaaacttcacaattcattttgttttgtctaCTACTTGTAATCATCAAGTTTTCTGAAGGTGTAGAGAATGATCTCTTACCCCCCTCAGCTGAGGCATTGCCAACGCCAAGGGAAAGCTGGGAGGTTTTACACAGTAACAAACACGGCTGTGCAAACACACTCCTCTCCTTCACTGTTCCTCAATAATGCAAAGTACACAAGTGTAAATGGAAGACCCTGGAAGAAGCAAGCTGTGTCTGTGAGTACCTTGATCCAGCCTGCTGATGAGGGTTCTGCAGGCTGCCTCTGTCTCAGGACTGGGGTTGTCCAGCACCTGCCGGCACCACTTCAGGGGCGAGTTGGTTTTCTGATCTGTGGCAGATTTCCTTGGGGACACGTAGAGCCTTGGAAGGAGACAGTAAAAAACACTCATTAACTAACAGCACAAAGCCACTGAAGTAGCATTTAGTAAAGTACACCTAATGGTAGGCAACAGAAAAGTTATCCAAATTAAACAGAGGGGAAAACGAAAGTTGAAATGGTATACGATGGCTCAGGAACAAAATTTAACATCACACCCGTGAAATGCACTTCAAGATGGCTTCACAGGGAAAGTACCAGCCTCTGCAAGGCAAGGTTCAAGGCTGGCTGCTGGAATACTACTAGAAGTTAAGTTGCTGGTACACTCACCATCACCTCTCACTCACCTCTCCCTCCACTCCTCCCCCAAGCAAAAAACATCTCACGCTGAATGACTAACATGAAGTCTACTGACAGATTTCAGGGATAAACCATTTAATTCTCACAGATTCAATGAatggcaggttggaagggacctttcctTTCTaggtccaacctttctaggtactactccagtttatatgaggtggctcagcaccctgtcaaacTGTCCAACgtggggaatctaccacttcccttgggagactgttccaatgttgaACTGTCCTCgtggtgaaaaatgtacctcGTGTCCAgtgggaatctccccaggaacaacttgtgcccatgaccctttgtcttttccatgtgactccttatAAATAGGAAGTCTCCATCACCTTGGGAgtcaccctttaagtactgggaaatggtgataaggtctccctgaagcctcctcttctccaggctgaacaagcccagttctctcagcctctcctcatatggaAGGTTCTCCAGTCCTGATCATCCTcgtggcccttccctggaccctctccagtctgtcccatcctttttgcagagcagggaccaaaactgaacacaacactccaggtgtggtctgacaaatTAGAAGACTTAGACATCTCCAGCCAGCCAGGAAGTGGGGCTGTATGCTACCtgtcctttttttaattgtaatgtGAGGTAAGTTCTCCCACAGCCCAAGGTTTGCACAGCCCTAGTGCACCTAGCATTGTTTTGCATATATACACAGGATTAGACAGATTTAATGACCTTATAGTCTTGGATTGTTTATTGTCTCCTGCTATTCActcttgctgctgtttgggTGTTGAGGGATGGGATCCAGGTGGAAGAATATTATTCTCTACAGCCCCTTGACATGCCATTCCTGACTTTACAGATCCTAATAGTTTCCCTGCCCCTGGCCAGACCTATCTTTTTCAGGTAGCAGAGATTCAGTCTCTTTAGGTCTCATACAGcagatttttccttctgagctttacacaaaaccacaagcaaataaaaaaaaaatcccaaagctgATTTGCTCTtgacaaaataaatgctgagaAACATGAACACAAATATTCCTGAAAGTGCCAGTTACCTTGTATGAAAGACCCCAGAAGCATGTCTTGCTACACTTCTGCATGAGTAAACCAGCATTACCACCAGTCAGATCCAATAAGACAGAGGAAGCCAAGTGCCCTCTCTCTGGATTTACTTTGCAGTTCAGaccaaaaaagcagcaataaaaccatcaaacaaaaaagaggcCAGCAGCCTCCTTAGGGCAGGTTACACTGCTCTTCACATCTTTCAGGTTGAGAAAATCCTGCTCTACTTCAGGATGCAGTAGCTCTCTCCAGCTCATTCCATGCTTCTAATCCTGTTTCTGCCCTGCTGGATCAGCTGAAAATGGTGACGCTTGTTTGACTGCTAGAACTGTTTCACATGgagcagagctccctgctcccagggcgTCCCAGTCCTCTCTAGCCTGTGAGAGgactctccttccccagctgacAAGTCTGTTGGCAAGCCATGGTCTCACAAGTTCACTAAACTCAATTCAGTAAGCACACCTCCATGTTCCACAGCACTGACAGACAACTTATATAAATAAAGAGGAATTCTGGCCCAATTTCACAGCATCATgttcactgttttcctttttaaatagctttggGGAAGGGTTCAACTTAATTCACAAGTTAACTTCTCAAAATAGGCTGGCATAGCTTATTCTTCTGAAGCACCACGCTCCATCACCTGACAAAAACACCAGCCCTGTAAATAAAAGTGAGTATTTTTCTGGACACACTATTAAGAGCCAAAAGTCACCTTTTCCTCTGGGTCACTGTGGCTcaggtgccacagcagcaggggcCAGGTTAACACAGTGTCACACCTCCAGCTGAACTGAACCAGGCTTCCTTCCCAAAGAGGCTTCTGCAATAAGCTCAACTCACTCTGCTCAAAATTAtgtcaaattttatttttggtagTTTTAACCTGGCAAATCAAACAGCCTTAGAGGATAACTGAATCCTATGAGCACTGGAAAAAATGTACTCAGGTATGCCATGAAGAATGCCAGTGTACAAGTCAGACAAAGGCTTTGGGGTTTAACAAATACCTGATTAACCAACAAGCTTTACCTTGCATTTTGTTGCTAAAACTCAGCAGTCTGCCTGTGAAGTTTCTGTGTAAATGGCAAAGGGTTATGCTTTGAATCTTCCCTTTTGTCAAACTGCAAATGAGTTGAGGAGTTATTTAGATAGTTCCAAGGCCTAATACAAAATTCAGAAAGTAAACACTGGGGCACACAGTCTGAATTGGATGTACTGAAGTGTTGCCACACAGCTCATTGAATATGAATGagattttcttcagcttctggaAGGAAACCCCCAGATGCAGCATCTTCAGTTTCTGCTGCTAGTGAATCTGTTTCACTTTCCCATAAGTAGTATTTTATGAATTGCACCTCTGGCAAGAGCCAAGTAGTTTTAGTTGTGCAGGAAGCACAACCTGAGATTCTTCTTCCATTAGGAATGAAGGCACTTAGAGAAACATCTGTGGGATTCTCTGCACTTCACCATTTGGGTTTGTAAGCTACACCTCCACAGAGTGCTAAGGCAGCAGCTAAACTCTTCTACCAAGCATGTATTTCAATCTAATGattaattcattttcttttcctttatacTTTGGAGAGTTGATTTTCAGATTACTGTGTTTATGCTGTTCTAACCTCAAATCGAAGATCTCAGATCTTTCTTTCTAAGGAAAGATCACAGGAAAACTAGGTGGTCTGTGGGAATATACAAAGAGCAGGGAGGTAAAGTTCTGCCCCAAACTAGAGGCACCAGATGCCGTATTTTTCAGGATGCTCTGTTGGTGTAACACCTGGATTTTGCACAGAACCACACCCTCGTTTTGTGGAACTTCTCTGGAAAATGCATTCCCACCTCTGATGGCACAAGCAGCTCACAAGGATGACACCCTGCAGCAAGGTGAATTCAATGTCTTAAGACATACACACACCCTCAGGGGACTCTCTAGAAGGGACTCagcaatttaaaagaaacaaagaaaaggttCTGTTGCATGGATCTGCTTGATTGTTACGCTGTGTTTTGGTGTTGTgagttgtatttaaaaaaaaaaaaaaaaaaaaagcagaacatgaTACATAAAAGCTTCTCCGAAGCCCCAGGTTACACCCTGGTAGTTTTACCACTGGGATCAAGATCTttaacagcagcaggagagaaatgtACAAGGGCCTCCCCTCCTGTCCAGGATAAAACCTAAAGGTGTTTGAGGTGAGGCATGGACACCTTGGCACTCCCTCCATCATAAGAGAGGGAGGCAGAAATAGTCTAATCcagtaaaaaggaagaaagagtaTTGAAAAAGCTGAAGGCTTTTTACTTCtgccattttccttctctttcccccaATGACACATCAGTAAGAACACTGTTTATTCCATCACCATTTCAAGACCAAACACTCTCCCCCACGTCTTACCAGGAAAAAGAACCAAGTAACTGAACAAGTGGCAAAACACCAAACAAGTAGCACAGGAACGTGCTCAAAAACGCTGAACACAAATCACTGCACAAAGAACAATAAACTAAATGCACAGAAACCCACAAGTTAATTCTTGTATGTGGGGAAGTATTGTTTGTTCCCCTCTGCACAGGGAACAGCCTTTCCATGCATGGCTCAGGAGCTAAAGTGAAGCACAGGGGAGCAAACTGGTGACCAGTAGTGGGCAAACAGCATGAGCTGGAACAGCACCAAAAGGAGACTTCCAGTGGATTGGGTCTCCAGGATATTTACAATTTTGAATAGCTACTTGAGAAAGGGACCTAAGAAAGCAAGTCAAGGGACAGGCACCCCAGAGGACAGGGTTACAGCTCCGGCAGGTGATGCAGTACCTCATGTTTCACAGTTCAGgccctgaaatgtttttaaaaacaaaaccttagGCCACACAGATCCTGCTGAAGGCCAGGGAAGCTGCACAGAAATGTCTGACCCAAATAAAGCCAGTAATTTCAAAACAGGGCAAAAAGGGAGATATCTgcacctgcagagcacagcaacaAACCCCCCGCCCAGCTccttggtgctgctgccttcacccTCCCCTTTCTTTGTGAAAGCTTCCCACTCCCACCCCCTACTTGAAAAACTTTAAAGGAATACAAAATTACTTCTCAGTATTTTTAAGATATTATTAAGCATCACCTCCTCTACCAgatggaaacagagaaaagggcagcacagcaggactggGCTGTTAAAACTTAGCAATTCAGCAGTGACAGGAAATAACAAACCTGCTGTGAATTTCTCAGAAATTATCAAAAATCAAAGAGCACATGTGTTCCAGCACTAGCTATGGTTTTCTCCTAACGTATCATATTAAAAAAGGACTAGAAATATAACACCTTAGGAAGCTGTTCCCTCTTACCAACAAATACACTACTCAACACATTCAGATGTTACATCCATCCAGGCACTACCAAATTCCCCCCTAACTAGCAAAGCCACTATATTAAAACTGATCCTAAATCCAAACAGTATTGAGGGTTTTTTACTGGAGGGGGggttttgtctgcttttttaaaagtctgtctGTGATCTTTACCAAGCTAACCTAGTTGGAAGAATCTCTCACATCATGGGTCACATAAACACAGCTGTTTCCATtaacacagaaataatgaagCCTGCCTTCCAACTTCAACTTATTAAATATAttcccttatttttatttttttatacccTGGTAAATTCTGCTCCAAATGCCATTTAGGTAAGTTAGACAGTTTCAGTGATCAAGCTGGAGCCAGTATATGGACCTTGACCTTTAGCTAGCTTGGGAAGGGCAAGGGCAATTAATCTGCTGCTGTATAAAACAAGCTCTAGACAAGACCGCTGGTGAAGCGCAGAGTCCTACAAAGTAAGGCCAGTTAAGGATTACATCACTGATCTGCTTCAGTTCATGTCTCCAAACAAAAGAGACAGGTTAACTGCAAACAAACAGctttcaggaaaaggaaataacttCTCCTCTTAGATACAGGCAAAAGCCACAAATTCCAGAGGGTCTGAGGTCTCAGTTGgtgtttttcaaaattcttcTTTCAATACAGTACTTGACAGCTACGTACAAAGCTTAACCACTCCATGATTCATTCCTCTGCGTGCATCCTACGTAAATAAACCCACAGGGAAAGGAAGTTTTCTGTGCTTGCTACAGCAGCAtcaggaagagaaggggaaaagcaaGCAGTGTAGCtacactgttgtgtttttttttaaaataatgctctGGAACAATggtcttaaaaataagaaaggctGGTAATAGGAACTATATTCCTGCTgctaaaaatcaaagcagtgtATAGAAATCACTTTATACCCTTAAAAACTCCTTCCCACCTAAAGATAGAACCTCCCAGAGGCAGCAGTGGATCCTTCCATGgattgctgcagctctggaatACCTACCAGCTATCTTCTTCCTCGTTGCAGTTTTCAAGTTCTAGCACTTTCACTTCATCCAGATCTGTGTTGTTTGGAAGACTTCCTAGATCTCCACATTTTTCACTGGGATTCTGTTCATTTATCTTAACTGAGGAATCAACACCTGGGACGCCCAagttccccagcagctctgtgctgtcaCCTGTATCCAGATGCAAAGCACACCTGGCATTCTCCTCAGTCTGTGCTTCCACCTTGCACAGGTTGGAAGACAACTCCTCAGTGGCACTGTTGCAACCGTATCGCATTTGGGCATCTAGGCCTCTTTTTAGGCAGTtgttctctccttcctctcttcttaTTTTGCTTAACTGCTGGTGCAGATCTGCCATGATCTGCAGTTCTTGCTTCTCCCTGATCACGTTGATGCTGTTATTGATCTCCATCCCGTTAAGACCAGCGCCACGGTTATCCACACCAGCACGGATCTCGCTCTGCACGTTTGCCCCAAGCACACTCCTGCTGCTCTTGGTTCTTGGGTGCTggttctgcagctccagcctcctcacCAGCTCCCGCAGCTTTCGcacctcctccagctctgggccAACCTCCTTGGGCTCTGGATCCGGGTCGGGGCCCATGGCAGAGTTCCCTGTGGGGTCCCGTCCTAGGTCAGGCTCCAGAGCACGGTCCTGCTGGATGAGCGGGGCATTCCCAGGCACCACCATCCTCCAGGACACACAGCTTCCCCTGCAGCACAAGGAAAACATGTCAAACCTCCACCAACAGGCAAAATATTTCAAGCAAACTGGAACTAAACAGCCAAAATTCCGACTTTTATAAGCATAAACTAATTACACTGGGGTACAAGGTGACCAAATGTAAAcaaaagctaattaaaaaaacccactttaaTTTAGCATGAAACACTTCAACAAACACAAATGACTTGTTTTAAACAGCTAGGATGTGCAACTATTATGCTACAAATGAGACTGTATCAAAGGAAGCCGATTTAATCATGCACAACAGTTAAGTTTCCACGTgtttacaaacaaaatacatgAGAAAAGCCCTGACTGAGCAAAGTCAGGAAACATCATTAGCAAGTTGCTGACGTCAGACAGTGACAGCATCAAGAAAATGGTAAAAACATCCTTTGTTCATTACGGGGTTTATCCTGGAAAAGCGGAAACaacctgaaaacatttctgtattgACCTGGACCAAAGAGTAACAACAACGACCAAGGGCAGGAACTGCAGTTGCTGGGGTACACAAAAATAAGCACCATTAATGTCCTTACTGGCAGATTTTCCTCTCACAACTGAGCAGCAAGCTCTCTGATGCAAACACAGTgaaagagaggggggaaaaaaaaagaggacaaatACATCACACCATAGGCTATAAATGCCAGCAGGTTCCATAAATGAAGCCAGCTCCCTACTCTTCCTGCCTTAAGTGCTCCTGTTCATCCTGTGGTTGTGTTgagcaaggaggatggagcagagCACCAGCACTCAGGGAGCTGGACACTGCACAAGCTATTTGGGCTGCCCCAAAGTCTTAAAATAACACTGGTGCACTTAGCAGGCAGTTTTACACCACTTacagaataataataacaacGTCTGTGCATTTAACACACTGTTTTGCAACACTTGCAGAATAATAATCACCTGGTGATTTCCCCTCCACTAATGATTTACATGAGTTTCCAGCTTCAATGTGTGCATTCATTTCTGAATTGACTCTTCACTGAGAAGCCCCTACTAGGAGATTAATAATCCACAGAGCAAGGAAAATGGATTTCCCTAAGAAAAGTCCTTCCTATTTTAAGtggcaggcagaggagggagtTAGACAACACAGCCAATTCGAAGTTCAAAAGATCTGATTTTGGGGGGGCTGCAGATGTTCTCCCCCACTCCTTTTCCTGTCTGAAAATCTCTCCCATTTTTAAGGCCCAGCCaacagcaggcagaggaaacCACTAAAATTGTCACACAAAGCATGCAAAGCAAGCAAGGTTAAAACCAGAGACACCCCCCGTGCACACCTCGGCACCTCCCTTTCACTTAGTCACTTGCAGCAGCAGTAGCTGAGCATGTTtcctaaaaaaatacagtttttttacttgacagggtttttttaaattctggtcCTCTAGGTGCAAGATGAAAATTTTAGGCTGACGTGTGAATAAAGAACGAACACAAACAGCACTTACGAGAAGCTGTGCACGGGCAGAGCTCACTGCAGGGCTCTTTAAACGCAGGGTTCAAAATCATGCCTGCAAGAAGCAGCGGTGAAGTCATTTTGACTTGGGGAAGAGATCTTGCAGTTACCAAGCCGTCCAACTCCTGCTGGTACAGCCCCCCCGAGCAGCTCCCTGCGTGCAGCCTCCCTCCTCAGAAACGATCCCATCTCTCGAGGAGCAACAAAGCCAGCAGGATTTCCAGAGccctttcagagctgctgccgGGGATGCACCAGCAGGGACCTCGGGAGCTGCACCGCCAAAGCAAAACGCAACGGCCcaagggaggggaaaagcaaCGAGATCCGTCACCCGAAAAACCACCTCCCTGCGGGCTGAGGAGCCGTACAAGCTGCGTTTCCCTTCGCGGGAGCGGGAAGGACCAGCCTGAAACCGCCCAGCCTGCTCCCACGGCCGGGAGgccggggaaaaaaaaacatataaatcACACAAATAAAGCGAAATGGAGAGAGGggtaaaaagggaaaagctggTTGTGCGATGGgctggaggggggggaaaaatatacaattaaaatagaaataaagcaGGAAGCCCCGCTCCGGCCGTGCCGGCGGCGCAGCCAAACCCGGGACCGCTTCAGCAAGACATCCGGGCGCGTCACAGCAGGTGAGCGGGCTGCGGGCGCGGCGCGGGATGCTGCGGGGAGGGGCGAGCacccgcgcccgccccgcacccGGACCCCGCACCCGCCCGGGCTTCAGCGGCCCCGCCGGGCGGCCCGGGGCGCGGGCAGCTGCGGTGCAGGGGCGGGCCGCGCTGCGGGCAGAGGGTGATGTGAGGAGAGCGCGGGGCCGCTgtgaggagggagagaggagcgGGGCCGCCGGGCGGAGGCTGCGGCGCGGGCGGGGCGCGGGAGGGCTGTGAGGGAGCGGAGGGGCGCGGGGGGTGCGGAGCgtgcggggggtgcggggcgcgATGGGCGCGACCCCTCACGGGGGCTGCGGGCGCGCGCGCGCGGCCAGTTCCACGCCGAGCGCAGCCGAGGCCTCCGGACACCCGggcccctgccctccctgcctccccccctgcccgccccggtACCTGCCGCGGCCGCCGATGCCGGCTGGGTGTGCGTGCGGGGGGTGTGCgggcgcccggccccgccgcagccccgctccgcaCGGCGGGACGGACCCGTGGGCGCCGCGCGCGCAgccgggccccgccccctcccccccccgcgCGCCCCTGGCGGGGGGCGGCGGTGCCGCTGCGCGTGcgcgcggggcccggggcggcgggaACCGTGGGAGGGCGGGAGCGGCGGGTGCGCCCCGCAGCCCTGGGGGAAGGGGTCTGCCcgcagcacccccagccccgcagcgctGGGGGAAGGGGTCTgcccgcagccctgcccggccccgcagcacccccagccccgcagccctggGGGAAGGGGTCTGCCcgcagcacccccagccccgcagccatGCGGGAAGGGGTCTgcccgcagccctgcccggccctgcccggccccgcagcccccccagccccgcagcgctCCCCCTGAAGCCCCCCCGGCTGCAGCGCCGTCCCCGCACGCTGCGGGGCTGCCGGCGGAACAAGGTCACTTTCGTGCCGGCGGGAGGGGCGTGTGCGGGGGGGGCCCCGCGAACAAGCGGGGGTACCAGGGAACGGGGGGATTTCCATCTTTAAATAATTGCGTTACTATTTTGGTGTTCGGGGAGCAGAGCGGGCAGGGCTAGGCCGGCAGTTCCCCAAAGCCCAGGCCGAGCCTGGGCCACACGTgtccggggggggggggacggtGCCAGGGAAGCCTCTGCAGCGCGGGCAGCCCGGGGCGCTGCGGGGACAGCAGGTCTGGGCACGACCCCAGCAAAGGGGGGACGAAGGGAGCGGGGACAGCCCTGAgacccgccccgcagccccccgccccgcagccccccgcccAGACACGGGGAGCTGTTCCCGATGTAGGCGCCCCGGCAGCTGGAGGATGCCATGCTGTGGCTCCAGGCTCCctttcccccagcccctcagcgcAACCAGGCCCGTCCTGCACACGGTTTCGGACCAGATCCCTGCCGGGCCAGCGGGCTGCACGcgagctggggctgtttattGAGCTTATGTTCAACAAGGGCGAGAGGCAGcgcagggcagagctgggacagcGCGCCTGACAGACACATCCTGCTCCCCGTAAGGCCACGCACCCATCAGGAACTCCAGTCTGCGAACAGGCTGTTCCTGCAGACCCTCAGAGCACACCTGTGTGAACAGGCCCGTCTGCTCCTTGTTTTAAACCACCCCCTCTGACCGTGGCAGAACGAGCCGTGTcgcagctgctgccccagccctgccccgccTCTGCGACAGGCACCGGCCAGGAACCCCTGCCTGGGGCTTTCAGAAATGAGCAGCCTGGGGAGAGGAGATGCTTCGTGACCCTCTTCAGCATCTGGATGACTTCGAAGTGCAGGCAGCCTTTGTGACTGGGGGGTCTCCAGGGGCCGCTGGTCCCCTGGCTGTCCCACAGAATGGAGCTGCCCAATAAACCCCCCTGTTCCAGGCACAGCCTGAAGGTCTCAGCCTGAAGTTTGCAGAGTTGTTAttgctttcagctgcagttcCCCTCGTGGAGTCGCTCCCGAGGCCATGCCTAGGTAGAGCTGGGTTAAGTAACTGGTACCGTGgcctgaagaaaagcaaagttgCACTTGTGCTGCAAAACACTGCCCTGCCAAGCTGGTGCATGCATGGCAGCTCCCACCACGGGGGGCACTGAGAGCCACCCGGCTAACAACAGCTTTGGCCATCACCTATTTCCGTGTAAGAACTGCCGTGGGTGCTCTGCAGACATTCCTGAAGCTTTCAGAGACAAAACAGTAGCTGTGGACACGTTCAGAGCTGCACTTTTAAGGCACCAAGGCTGATTTTCAGGTTTTAGTGTGTTCAGCTTCTCCATATCTGAATTAATGGCTAAAGTGATGTGATTCTGGCTTTCAGTAAGTACAGCATCTGCTGGAAGTTCACTTTTGTGAGTGAGCATTtgtgaggaaaataatttacagcaAAAAGAGAGGCATTAGGGCAGCCttggagaggagggggaaagtCAGATCTCAGCCAAGGAGTGCTCCTTGTCAGGAGGGGCAATTGAGATCCCTCTTCGCTGGCACATTTTGTGTGGCCAGGAGACACCTACCATCAGAGGCCAAGTTAAAGTGCCAGGTGAAAGCGGGTGTTAtctccccaggcaggcagcagacacacatgctgctgctgcagcaaccCACCAGGGAGTAGGCAGGAAAGGGAAATTAAAGCTGACACACAATTAGAGCAAGGCGAGTCTGCAAGTGCTCCTGAAAGCCCATGGAAAGCAAATGGAAATCAGGCAGGAGCTATTTCTAGGCAGAATTTGGGgctgagagaagcagaaataggCTTTTGCTAACAACTAAATTCAAACCCTCCC containing:
- the LOC127389672 gene encoding SLAIN motif-containing protein-like isoform X8, with amino-acid sequence MVVPGNAPLIQQDRALEPDLGRDPTGNSAMGPDPDPEPKEVGPELEEVRKLRELVRRLELQNQHPRTKSSRSVLGANVQSEIRAGVDNRGAGLNGMEINNSINVIREKQELQIMADLHQQLSKIRREEGENNCLKRGLDAQMRYGCNSATEELSSNLCKVEAQTEENARCALHLDTGDSTELLGNLGVPGVDSSVKINEQNPSEKCGDLGSLPNNTDLDEVKVLELENCNEEEDSWLYVSPRKSATDQKTNSPLKWCRQVLDNPSPETEAACRTLISRLDQASRWKNLYCSPLASPSAHNLNTEAGSCSNALNSPGHLKSTNKALLTCGSSGYLSMHSALSSQSSVDSELSTSDDSISMGYKLQDLTDVQVMARLQEERAPTATRSSTPTAWRTRMTVTAPCPTAAPTDTPRPRSAPRAASPRPRAPSAAGRPPPASARPAGLRRAPCRTGSSTRAAKRRCGTACPTWPGAASELWSRCGAAGAWSQTCRCPARASPGRSSAPQVWLPASSGIPRVPGSAPSPRGSP
- the LOC127389672 gene encoding SLAIN motif-containing protein-like isoform X7; translated protein: MVVPGNAPLIQQDRALEPDLGRDPTGNSAMGPDPDPEPKEVGPELEEVRKLRELVRRLELQNQHPRTKSSRSVLGANVQSEIRAGVDNRGAGLNGMEINNSINVIREKQELQIMADLHQQLSKIRREEGENNCLKRGLDAQMRYGCNSATEELSSNLCKVEAQTEENARCALHLDTGDSTELLGNLGVPGVDSSVKINEQNPSEKCGDLGSLPNNTDLDEVKVLELENCNEEEDSWLYVSPRKSATDQKTNSPLKWCRQVLDNPSPETEAACRTLISRLDQASRWKNLYCSPLASPSAHNLNTEAGSCSNALNSPGHLKSTNKALLTCGSSGYLSMHSALSSQSSVDSELSTSDDSISMGYKLQDLTDVQVMARLQEERAPTATRSSTPTAWRTRMTVTAPCPTAAPTDTPRPRSAPRAASPRPRAPSAAGRPPPASARPAGLRRAPCRTGSSTRAAKRRCGTACPTWPGAASELWSRCGAAGAWSQTCRCPARASPGRSSAPQVGAEPCWAAAPWPGQTPGPSKVSRGVLNVVLPSG